The Meiothermus sp. genome segment CCGGACAGGTGGTGCAGGGCATTCTGGAGCGACTCTTGCGTTAGCACAATCCCCAAAGCGGGGCTTCTTACGGCATCCAGTTACCGCCGCACACAATCACCGCCAGGCGCTCGGGCAGGTCGTAGTCCATCAGCACGGGCCCCAGGGCCAGCCCGGCGGTGGGCTCCACCACCTGCTTGAGGCGTTCCATCAACAGGCGCTGGGCTTGCAGGGTTACCTCGTCGGGCACGGTCAGGATGCGGTCTACGTGGTTTTGCATCACCGGGAAGGTTTTCTCCCCAATGACCAGGGTGCGCACCCCGTCGGCCACGGTTTTAGGAGCCTGCATCAGCTTGACCCGTACCCCCACCTGAAGGCTCTGCTGGGCATCGTTGGCACCCTCGGGCTCCACCCCAATCACCGCTGTCTCGGGCCGCAGGGTTTTGACGACGGTGGCAATGCCGGAGATGAGCCCACCGCCACCCACCGCAACCAGTACTGCGTCTAAAGCAGGCACCTGCTCCAGGAGTTCCAGCGCCTGGGTACCTTGCCCCGCCATGACCCGCAAATCGTCGAAGGGGTGGATGAGCTCGTAGCCGGTCTCCTCGGCCAGTTTGCGCACCACCTGCTCGCGGTTTTCCACCGTTACGCCCTGGTCGTAGACCAGGGCCCCATAGGCGCGGGTGGCGGCTTTTTTGGTGGGGGAGGCGTCCTGGGGCATCACCACCAGGGCCGGAACCCCAATCACCTGAGCCGCATAGGCCACCCCCTGGGCGTGGTTGCCGGAAGAAACACCGATCAGGCCTTTGGGGTCTTGTAGCTGTAGGGCTGCGTTGAGGGCGCCACGGGCCTTAAAGCTGCCGGTTTTTTGCAGGTGTTCTGCTTTGAAAAAGAGCTTCTTTCCCAGCAGCCTGTCCAGGCCTGTGCTGGCCAGCACCGGGGTGCGGTGAATGTACGGGCCAATTCGGCGGGCAGCGCTCAGGATGTCTTCCAGGGTCAGCACAGCCCCATGCTAACAGGCAGGTGCGTAACGCCCAATGTCTGCGTAACGGCTAACACACCCATTATTTGTAGGCAGCATGGCCTACAGTGAACCTATGCAGCTGCTCGCCGAGGCCCTTTATGAACTCGAGCCAGGTCAGATGCTGGTTGGCCAAACCCCTACCGTGCGCGAACTGCTCAAGCTCTGGATACGTCGGCACGAAACAGGTTTCGATCTGTATGTGACCGCCATCATAGAGCCGGGCGAACCAGCGCCAGAAAGGGCGCGCAACACGGTGGGGCGCGATTTCGTCTCCTGTATGGAGGTGCTGGAAGCCCTGCACTGTCTCGAGGATGTCTATCCGGTTGCCCCTCATGTGCTAAAAAACCTGCCGGTAACAAAGCGCGCAGCGACCCCAGAGCTATTGCAGCTCCTCGAGGAACAGCTATTTCGTGTGGCCCAGAGTACCACCACTGGCGAGTTTGGCCCCGACGACCCGCCGGCCCAGGTGGTGCAGCTCAAGCCCGTATGCGCGATGGAAGCCCCCGAGTCCGACGAAGACATTACCGATCTCATCCTTACCGACCCTTGACCGAACCTCACCAGCTGCCCCACAATGCCCCTGATGGAAGGTGTGCGGCTAGCGGTCAAAACCTTGGGTTGCAAGGTCAACCAGGTTGAATCGGATGCCCTGGTGGGCCTTTTGCGGCCTCTGGAACCCGTGGTGGTGCCCCTCGAGGCGGGCGCCAATCTGGTGGTCATCAATACCTGCGCCGTTACCACCAGCGCCGAGGCCGACGCCCGCAAAGAGGTGCGCAAAGCCCGCCGGGCCAACCCGGCGGCCTTCATTGTGGTTACGGGCTGCTACGCAGAGCTGGCCCCGGAGCAACTGGCCCTGCTGGGGGCCGATGCGGTCATCCCCAATCGCCGTAAAGCCGAGCTGCCCGGCGTAATTTTGCAGCACTTTGGCCTGCCGGCCGATCCCCTCACCACCCCCCCCAACGAGTTCTGGGGGGCGGGCGAGCGGGGCCTTTTGAACAACTATGTGCGGGCTTTCCTGAAGGTGCAGGACGGTTGCAATGCGGGCTGTGCTTACTGCGTCATCCCCCGCCTGCGCGGGCGGGAGCGCCACCGCGAGCACCGAAGCGCCTTGCAGGAAGCCGAGGCCTTGCTGGAAGCCGGGGTACAGGAGATTGTGCTCACCGGGGTGCGGCTGGGCTCCTACCGGGGCCACCCCCGTGGGATTGCCGGGCTGGTAGAGGAGCTGGCCTTGATGGGGGCTCGGGTGCGCCTATCGTCCATCGAGCCTGAGGACACCGAGGAAGAACTTCTCCAGGTGATGCGGCGTTTCGCTCCCCAGGTGCGTCCCCACCTGCACCTCAGCTTGCAGACCGGCTCGGCCCGCCTGCTGGCCCTGATGGGCCGCCGCTACGACAAAAACTACTACCGCGCCCTGGTACAGAGGGCCTATGCGCTTATCCCTGGCTTTGCCCTCACCACCGACGTGATTGCGGGTCTGCCCACCGAGACCGAGGAAGAACATCAAGAAACCTTGGCTTTCCTGGAGGAGGTGCGTCCCAGCCGGGTACATGTTTTTACCTACACCCCCCGCCCCAAAACCCGCGCGGCCTCGCTACCGCAGGTGCCCATCGAGGTTCGCAAACGCCGCAATAAAGAGCTCCAGGCCAAGGCGGCCCACCTAGCCGAGGAACGCATACGCCCGCTGCTCGGCCAGCGGGTAGAGGTGCTGGTCGAAAGCTTTCGGGGCGACCAGGCCTATGGCCACACCCCGGATTACTACGAGGTCGAGTTTGGCGGGCCTGCCCGTGTGGGCCAGACCGTCTGGGTGCAGGTGGAGGCGATTGAAGGCTATACCTTGCAGGGAAGGCTCGAGTCCATCCAGGAAGAACCCGCCCGCCTGCTGCTGCCGGTGCTCTAGGTTTTGCGCCGGGTTTCTACCAGGTAGCGCACCACAAACCCCAAGCAGATGAACACCGTGGCG includes the following:
- a CDS encoding MiaB/RimO family radical SAM methylthiotransferase, giving the protein MRLAVKTLGCKVNQVESDALVGLLRPLEPVVVPLEAGANLVVINTCAVTTSAEADARKEVRKARRANPAAFIVVTGCYAELAPEQLALLGADAVIPNRRKAELPGVILQHFGLPADPLTTPPNEFWGAGERGLLNNYVRAFLKVQDGCNAGCAYCVIPRLRGRERHREHRSALQEAEALLEAGVQEIVLTGVRLGSYRGHPRGIAGLVEELALMGARVRLSSIEPEDTEEELLQVMRRFAPQVRPHLHLSLQTGSARLLALMGRRYDKNYYRALVQRAYALIPGFALTTDVIAGLPTETEEEHQETLAFLEEVRPSRVHVFTYTPRPKTRAASLPQVPIEVRKRRNKELQAKAAHLAEERIRPLLGQRVEVLVESFRGDQAYGHTPDYYEVEFGGPARVGQTVWVQVEAIEGYTLQGRLESIQEEPARLLLPVL
- a CDS encoding threonine/serine dehydratase, which gives rise to MLTLEDILSAARRIGPYIHRTPVLASTGLDRLLGKKLFFKAEHLQKTGSFKARGALNAALQLQDPKGLIGVSSGNHAQGVAYAAQVIGVPALVVMPQDASPTKKAATRAYGALVYDQGVTVENREQVVRKLAEETGYELIHPFDDLRVMAGQGTQALELLEQVPALDAVLVAVGGGGLISGIATVVKTLRPETAVIGVEPEGANDAQQSLQVGVRVKLMQAPKTVADGVRTLVIGEKTFPVMQNHVDRILTVPDEVTLQAQRLLMERLKQVVEPTAGLALGPVLMDYDLPERLAVIVCGGNWMP